Genomic segment of Citrus sinensis cultivar Valencia sweet orange chromosome 7, DVS_A1.0, whole genome shotgun sequence:
CCAAAGCTTGAATGAAGATCATATCCTTAGATTGCAGTGGCTACGAACATTTCTTGGCAGAAGATTTGGTTGGTACCTGAAAGACGAGTTTCAGCATTTGAGAAAGATTTCAATTCTACGTGGGCTTTGCCATAAGGTAAGGTACTGTCTTTTCGGTTCCTTTGGCAGCGGATTATTTTCAAAGCTTGAATTTTGCTTGTAAACTTTACCCAGGTTGGGTTGGAGTTGGTTCCAAGAGATTATGATATGGAATGCCCAAACCCATTCACGAGAGATGATATTGTCAGCATGGTTCCTGTGTGCAAGGTGAGactattttctctcttaattgTGTTTTGATTTAGTTTTTACATTCTCAATGAGTCACTCATTTGTAAATTGAATGTAATTGTGCTATTTTTATGGCATTCTACAGCATGTAGGTTGCACTTCAGCGGATGGACGGACTTTATTAGAGTCATCCAAAATTGCCCTTGATAAAGGAAAACTAGAAGATGCTGTAAATTATGGGACAAAGGTAATAACCCACTCGATCTATACGTAAGAATTacattattcttttcataataAGGCATCTCTTGATCTCATATGATGTATTACTTGCATTGGAAGGCACTGGCAAGGATGATAGCTGTTTGTGGTCCCTACCATCGGACTACTGCAAGTGCTTACAGTCTTCTAGCTGTAGTTCTCTACCATACTGGAGACTTTAATCAGGTACGACAATCTTCAGTTGTATTTCAGTGTTAACTTGGTGATTCTAAGTCGAGTATAATTATAACGTCCTTCTGTACGGAGGTTCTCATTCAGTGGGACATTTGATTTGAAACTGTGTTATGGCTTGTTTTTATGGTCTTGTATAAAGATATGCATTaggaattataattttctggACTTAGGAATTACATGGACAGGCATTAGCATAATTTTGATATcagattatatattttaactaaatcaaACACGTTCATGGTTCTTATGTTCTGGCATTTGGTCTAATGGCATCTGCGTCTGAGTGTTAGAATAGCGTTCGTATGTACTCAagatatcttcttcttcattttagGCAACTATATATCAGCAGAAGGCATTGGATATTAATGAGAGGGAACTTGGTCTTGACCATCCAGATACAATGAAAAGCTATGGGGATCTTTCAGTTTTCTATTATCGCCTTCAACACATTGAATTGGCTCTTAAGTAAGTAGCACTGCTTGATTTACCAGAGCAACTTTGTGATTTTCATTCTTTCACTGATTAAggtttatttattcataaattaaattggaagTTTCGAAAAATGTGACCTTTGAATTGAATCTGCTTCGAACGAATGCAGTTTTTATCTACCTACTTTAgcttttatttgtcttttattGGCTCTAGCTCCTGATCATACCGTACCATTGGCAGATATGTAAATCGTGCCTTATTCCTTTTGCATTTTACTTGTGGACTTTCACATCCAAACACGGCTGCAACATACATTAATGTGGCTATGATGGAAGAGGGCATGGGAAATGTTCATCTTTCTCTTAGATATTTGCATGAAGCCCTTAAATGCAACCAAAGACTATTAGGAGGTGACCATATACAggtttttctctctctatttaCGCATGTATACACACTCTTTAGAATTATAAATCTTTCTGTAAACTcagaattttgtttgatttcttcACGTGACAGACAGCTGCAAGTTATCATGCCATAGCCATAGCTCTTTCTTTGATGGAGGCATATTCACTAAGTGTGCAACATGAGCAAACTACACTTAAGATTCTCCAAGCAAAGCTTGGACTAGAAGATCTGCGTACTCAGGTGACTACATGTAGtcatattttaattggttctGTTGTGCAATTTGGCTAGTTGGCTTCTCTCTTGTCAATCTTTTACAGGTgatattatgatataaaacaaattgtaTTGGAGGCATATTTTTGGTGTCAAATATGGATATGACTTATTCATTAATCGTattgaaatatcaaaatacgGATATGACCCGTTTATTAATCGTGTTCActtgtttaatattaaatacaaacaaattaaaaattaattttaaaataacaaatgtgtcaaaaaaatgagttataaataagttaaaatgacATAAGTATGACATGAATAAGTTTATAACATAATGTGAGTATGACATGAGTCATAAATTTAGTGTTTAgtatatattttagttttttttccaataatattaacacataataattgatatttgtgTTATAAACGTATAATCATATTGAGATGGTCCAAAACAGATACGACATGGTTATTTATCGTGTTGTGTCAACTCATTTATTAATCGTGTCAATATTTGTCAACACGAATATGGGTCATATGTCATATTATGTTGTGTAATCGTGTCGTAATCCATTTTCCCACCTCAAATCTTAACTGTCATAAGAGAATTTCTCAAGTTCCATATTATTGATGGGAAgagaattttgttattttgttgtattttttttcgttttacAGGATGCTGCTGCATGGCTGGAGTATTTTGAATCAAAAGCTCTAGAGCAGCAAGAAGCGGCACGGAATGGAACTCCAAAGCCAGATGCATCCATAGCGAGTAAAGGTCACCTTAGGTATTAACAGGGTATTCCCACATTACTTGTTTCTAAATTGTTGATTATTTCTTGTGGCACCAAGACCTATAATGATCGCTTTTTGCAGTGTATCAGATCTCCTGGATTACATTAGTCCTGGTCAAGATTCTAAAAGAAGCGAAGCACATAGGAAACAACGACGTGCAAAGGTAGTATATACTTAGTGCCTGTTTAGTATGACTTATCTAAtagtcataaatttttatttaatcccaTAAGctgttatcaatttttttttgttgtttaattgtttttttcgTAGAGctcttgaaaattaaataagttattttgccTCTACtaccaaaagctcaaattttgtgCTTTTAAGAGTAGaggttaaaaagttttttttaaatgttaaaatatctaaaatattttctacttatttgacaatcttattttattcttttcaaaacataactttaacaaattttgcttattaaagtaattttataatttttaataaaagctcttattgacaaccaaacaacacaaattttttgggtaaaaacTTTACTTATAAAATCTTTACTAACAAAAGCTCTACTCAGATAAGATCTATTTGAAAAGCTATGTCAAATGAAGCATTAAGCCTGCTGCTGTTCTCTGTTCCTTTTTTCTTGTGATGTCATCTGAATGGATTCTTAAACTAATTGTAGTTAGGATTTGGTATTTTAGAGTACACTCTGCTGGCTGCATATAGTTTTGGATTTGCTGATTACACGAGTAAACTTGTTGTCCATGCAAAATGCAACTATGTATCAGCAGGATAATAGTTCTACTTTTCTGAGTGAACTCTGAAGGCACCAATTATAACATCCATTTCTAGCATAGAATCCCCCGcccaacaaaaagaaatctaaCATGCTTATACAGATCGCAGACATGATTGAAACTTTAGAAGTTTCTGATCTATTGATGGCCATAGATTGGGCCAGCTGATAGTTAGTAGGCAATGATGGAGGGTTGCTTGGTCAAGCTGCTAGTTCTTTGGAAATTCAGAGATGATGAGCAGAACGAgtgataatttttgttttcccccATAATCTTGAACAGAGTGGGAAGAAACCATTAATTTGAAGTGCAATGGATGGATATGACAGATCTATCATTTTGGCTAGTAGATGGAGTTCTTCCATTCTACTGTTATTTACTGGCTGTTTTTATTGATTCTAGAAAAACATTTTTTGATTTGGCAGTTGGagtttttccctttttttttttctccccatTTTGTAGGCCTTAGAGAACCAAATAATACTACATATTAGATAGACAGGATTATTATGTGCTAATTTGAAGTATTACCTGGTTGACAATTTAAGACACTAGTAAAGTATTTCgctatgattatttttttttgagaattcCATGATTCAAAAGGCTGAAGAATTTCATTAGTTTAACATGGtatatattaacataatttCTCACTGAGTGTTTTTTTCAACATTTCAGGCATGTACATATCAATTTCCCATTTATGTTCCACTGAATTCTGCCTCATGTTCTGTCCGGATttgttgtaataaattttgctaCTGTAAAATTACAAGATGATTGTAACTTAAAATGAACTATTTCTATTTGCtcaatttttgacattttatatGCATACAAGTTAAAAaggttttgtttatttttatttttttattttttcaggtAATGCAGATTAGGGAAAAGATTCATGGAGCACATCATGATATGATGGTGGAAGATGCACTGCCCCATGATGGATTGAAAAAGAGTATGACTATAGTGGAAAGCAAGACCGAGGAAGTAATAGAAGACAGTGTTCAACCTGAAGAGGCAGAAGAGAATGATGATATTACTAGATATGGACCGGCAATTTCAGGTGAGTTTGTGGAAGAAACAAATTCAGATGAGGGGTGGCAAGAAGCCAATCCAAAAGGTAGGTCAGGAAATGCTGCTGTTCGGAAGCTCAGCCGGAGGCGACCTGTTCTTACAAAGCTAAATGTCAATGGTTGTGAACATTCAAATCTTAGAGAAAAAGGCAATAGACGGGAAATTGTATCTCCAGCACGGGAAAAAGCTTCAAGGACCACCACCACTGAGTTAACAGGCACGAAGGATTCAATTAAATTGCAGGGAAAAGCTTCTGTCTCCAAAGTTTATGCAAGTCCACCAAACCTTACTGCCATGGCTTCCAAGTCGCTGTCTTACAAAGAAGTAGCTGTGGCACCACCAGGTACGGTTCTAAAGCCATTACCAGAGAAGCctgatgaagaaattgaagaaaaaactGAAACACAGATGTGCAGTAATGCTCCTGAGACATCAAAGGCGGAGTTGAATAACCATTTCTCTCCCGTTGAAGATGCGCCAGTTGATGGTCAGTCTCAAGAAACTCATGGAAGTGTAACTCAATCTGAAACTACTGCTGCAGATACCGAGGAAGTTCCTACTTCTTCTAATGAGGAAAAGCCCATGGAAACAAATGGGAGTAAGCTTTCTGCCACAGCTGAACCATTCAACCCAGGAGCTGTCTCCATGACTCATCTGCTAAACTCTGTAGCAGCCACGAGTATTTATGATGCGAGAACTAGTCAAGGTATGCTTGCAGAACCTGCTGTACCTTCAGCTGCTGCTAGAGTTCCTTGTGGGCCAAGGTCGCCTCTCtattatagaaataattattcttaCATGATGAAACATGGATTTCCAAAATACCACTCTTCCATTATGGAAAGAAACCTGTTGGGGCCTTCAAGAATCATGAACCCGCATGCACCTGAGTTTGTGCCAATGAGAGGTTGGCAAATAAATCCTGGATATGCAGATTCAAATGTTTCAAATGAGTCGAACTCTTCAAATGACACAAGTGAGGCAGACGATGAGAAACTTGACAAAATGTCCAGTATTCAAGGCGAGGATAATACCTCAAGAAAGAGCAGTACAGAGGCGGAGAAGTCAGAGCTGGCAAGACAGATACTACTTAGCTTCATTGTAAAGTCAGTCCAGCATAATATGGATGCTCCAAGTCATTCTTCAGGCTACGAAAAGAAGATTGGGtattcagaaaattcttctGATGCAATTGCAAATGATAGTGCTATCATAAAGATCCTTTATGGAAATGAAAAGGGCAAAACAAACTTGGCATCTCAGTCCAATGATCAAGAACAGCAAAAACCCAAAGatgaaaaccaaaaaagtGGGGATGGTGAAGGATTTATAGTTGTCAGAAAACGGAGAAGAAACCGACAGCAGATCACAAATGGGGTAACTGAGATGTACAATCATCAATCCATCTGTGCTTCTGTTCGTTAAAAGAGAGAGCAAAGCAATAAAATGCAAAGGTGCCGTCCTGTTTCTCCCAATTTTATTCGAAAAATTTGTTAGTGAATGTTGCTGTTGTAGAGATGGTTAAAGTTTGGAGCAAGTTTTAATCAATACTTGATTGTATCATTTTAGATATCCTCTCTGGATgttctaataaaatatttgtacaaATCGGTTTCTTGTTTTGTTAagagattttgttttgatcaataaatgatgataaattaattgggCGATTTTCCTCATCAAGAGATCTGTAATGTTGTTCTATAAtggattttaatgttttagaCTGAGATTTGTAGTTATGCCTCAAATTATTTGGTATTTGGTTGGTGCGTGTGAACAATACGTTCGGAATGGAGTTGAATTGACCCACTGATAGATAGCTTACATTTGCAGCTGAAGTTGCTGCACTGATGATATTACAACTAACATAGTAGTTGGCAAAATTccttattcaatttaaatttgcaACCAACAGAAACTGAAGAAGAAGCCGTAAGTCTAATCCTAATGGATGCATAGCTGCTTGGAGAAAAGCCAACGGAGACATAACACAGCACGATAAGTTATACACGGCAGAACCGTATGTGCGAGTAAGCAGAGTCACCGATGGAAAACATATTTGAAAAGCCAATAGTAGCATGTATCAATACATCTATCAATGAAATAGAACCACAGTCTGCGCCAGTACGAGTTTATCCAAAGTGCTGCAAATAAACCCAAAATCACTGACACATAGGATGCTCCAAAACTCCATCTTAATGCCACCATATCAATCACAGAATCGCCTTCATCTTCTCCTCCTCCTGCAGGTGTCGCTGGTGGTGCCAACGCACTGCTGCATTTCCTCTTTATCATTGAGCCACAAAGAGCCGAATTACCTTTATAACTGCTGTCATCAAACGTGCCAAACTGCTCTTTGTCTGGGATTGGGCCGGACAAATTGTTGTATGACACGTTGAAGTTTGATAAAAAGTTGAGGTCAGTTAGTTGAGGAGGAATTCGGCCACTTAATTTGTTGCGGGAAAGGTCCAGGCTCTCTATCATTTTCAGATTGGAGAAGCTCTCTGGTATAGCACCTGATAGTAAATTATTCGACAGATTAAGTGCACGAATATGTTGAAGATGCCCAATTTCCCATGGAATTTCTCCACTGAACTCATTGCTCGACAAATCCAGTCCAGCCATGTCGACGAGACTGCGACCGATGAAAAATTCATATCTATACTTGGTCACAAATTCTACACCTAGGTGATCTACTCTACCATGTCGTTCACCTTGCGGCTGCGGATCAAGAGTGGAATTGTAGTAAGTAAAACTGAAATCACGAATTGGCGAACCAAATCCGGATAACaatgaataatcatcaatcacTTCTCTCCAGGATGACACGTTACCCAAGCATGAAGGTATCGGCCCATTAAGTCTGTTATGTGAAAGATCCATGATAcctaattttcttaattggcACAACTGATTAGGAATACGTCCTTGTAGATAATTCCCtctcaaaagaagaaaatgcaaaTTCGAAAGCTCATTGATCTGATGAGGAATCCGACCAAAAAGTTTATTGTCCCTCAAATCGAGAGTCAATAATGTAGAGCTTCTAAGCAATGCAATTGGAATTAACCCATTAATTGCATTGTTATGCAGGTAAATGTGCTCCACTGATGAAAGATTGGAGAGAGATACCATGGACCCAGACAAACTATTTTCGGAGATGTCTATAAACTCAAGACATACAAGATTGCCGAGCTGGACCGGAATACTACCTTGCAAATAGTTTTCTGACATTAAAAGAACCCAAAGGCCTGAGAAGTTGCCAATCCAGTGGGGAATATCGCCGGATAACTTGTTGTTGGATACATTTAATACCTCTAGCAAAGTGGAGCTCAACAAACCATCTGTCATCTTCCCACTGAAATTATTGTTGTCCAAAAGTAAGGAACGCAAATGAGTCAAGTTCATATAATTGGGAAAAAGTTGGCCATAGAAATTGTTATTTGATAGGTCCAACGTCTCTAAGGAGGGGCAACCAGAGAATATAGGTCGAGATAATTCtcctgaaaaattatttctagaCAAATCCAAAGTAATTAGCTCTTTCATCTCACTGATTGAATACGGAATATTACcttcaaaactattttttgaCATATCCAAATATATCAATTTCTGAAAGATATTACCCAAATTCTCTGGTAGCTTACCAGAGAAATTGTTAGTGGAAATATCTAGATAACGAAGCTTATCGTATTTGGCATTGGGAAGTCGCGGAAGAATTCCTGAGAATGAGTTATTccacaaaatcaaaacttctaaTCCTGTGTTGTTTTGCAACAACCAAGTTGGGAAATTGCCAACCAACTGATTGTGAGAGAGATCAAGGAATTTTAAGTGGTGTTGGTGTAAAAGAAAActattattgacatttaagtGGCAGTGAGATAATTGGAGAACCTTGAGAGGATATGTGGGGAGCCAGTTTTCGGTTTTCACTTGAAACATATCGTTTCCTGACGAGAGTCGCAAGACCTCAAGCTTTGAATGATTAgccaatgaatttattaagaatGTTCCTTGGAAATCGATGAAAGAGAGATCCAAATATTCAAGTGATGTGAGGTTGGTCAAGGCAGAAGGAAAGTTTCCACTTAACTGATTGCCAGAAATATCAAGAACTTTGAGATGGGTCAAGTTGTTGAGACACTGAGGAAGATGACcctcaaaattatttgagcTTAAATCCAACTCAagaagattcttcaaattacATGTTCCtgaaagtgaaaataaaaagctcAGATTTCCTAAAACGAAGACTAATTATAGCGCATTCAATCATAAACTCAATATAAGACTTATAAAGCGGACATGAAATCAAATTGTCTAAGTATTTTGgtcaacataaataataatagaatgaTATGAACTTAtttctcatataatatgatgtTGATTGCAAAAGCGTTTCAATTAatctaacaaaataataataataataataataataataataataacaacataaaAGCAGTCAGCAATTCTTGCTCATCATAATCCATTCAAAAAGCGTTTCAGCAATTCTCGTtgtttaaaataatgattttctgCGGAAGAGTTTGTTGACTTCGTCTTTTTCGTTGGATATTGGTTTTCTAATCTCTAAATTTGTTGGATAATGTAAAGAGAAACTCATAATATATTAGTTTCTTTCTTAGTTTGTTTCtgaaaatattcttaaaaatataaaattcattctacacattttaacaaaagaaatgagaaacaacattttcttattttccttattttccaaTACAATATTAAGTTCCAAAATGAAGAATTCTCTTTACCTCctcctaaaataataataatatcaacattattattattatcattaggTCTAATTATTCCTGGGTGacacatgttttaataaatttcaaaaagatGACACATGTTTTGAAAACACTCGAGTAGGTGACATTACATTAACTTTTactgttaattttaattagtcgCGAGTAGAATTGGAAAAaatagactttttttttcataaaaccAAAGAGacgaaaattttgaat
This window contains:
- the LOC112495972 gene encoding protein REDUCED CHLOROPLAST COVERAGE 3-like isoform X1, giving the protein MAPRSGRGKSNKAKADKKKKEEKVVPSVLDITIITPYESQVILKGISTDKILDVKKLLASNVETCHLTNYSLSHEVRGQRLNDRVEVVTLKPCLLRMVEEDYTEESQAVAHLRRLLDIVACTTRFSKSRNSRLPPSSESCAKKNGSRPHQPSPNSAALSDGAATAAADNRSGPRATSSPVSSAVSPSLDMAAIHPTPKLSEFYDFFSFSHLTPPILNLRKCERKEGDKRDGDYFEIQIKICNGKLIQVVASVKGFYTLGKQFFQSNSLVDLLQNLSRAFANAYESLMKAFVEHNKFGNLPYGFRVNTWLVPPSVAESPSNFPCLPAEDENWGGNGGGQGRDGERDLRPWATEFAILARLPCKTEEERVVRDRKAFLLHNQFVDVSIFKAVGSIRRLIDSNLHTQDTINVQKGAILHEDRVGDLSITVKRDTVDASLKSEVPIKGNQLSGTSTAEVAQRNLLKGVTADESVVVHDTSSLGTVIVRHCGYTAVVKVVGDVTEKFGTQDIEIEDQPDGGANSLNINSLRLVLQKSFSAESARGDQSPLCNLDNSEALRSLVRRVIKQSIAKLELEPTASERSIRWELGSCWVQHLQKQETPTDTKSTRSGDDIETEHAVKGLGKQFKFLKKRENRPNLVGSNNEANEDDNGPCSMNVGTNGRQQSNGELNCEMELKKLISEESFLRLKETGTGLHSKAVDELMKMTYKYYDDIALPKLVTDFGSLELSPVDGRTLTDFMHLRGLQMRSLGRVVELAEKLPHIQSLCIHEMVTRAFKHVLKGVIASVDYLSDLSAAIASSLNFLFGCCEMEDDQSLNEDHILRLQWLRTFLGRRFGWYLKDEFQHLRKISILRGLCHKVGLELVPRDYDMECPNPFTRDDIVSMVPVCKHVGCTSADGRTLLESSKIALDKGKLEDAVNYGTKALARMIAVCGPYHRTTASAYSLLAVVLYHTGDFNQATIYQQKALDINERELGLDHPDTMKSYGDLSVFYYRLQHIELALKYVNRALFLLHFTCGLSHPNTAATYINVAMMEEGMGNVHLSLRYLHEALKCNQRLLGGDHIQTAASYHAIAIALSLMEAYSLSVQHEQTTLKILQAKLGLEDLRTQDAAAWLEYFESKALEQQEAARNGTPKPDASIASKGHLSVSDLLDYISPGQDSKRSEAHRKQRRAKVMQIREKIHGAHHDMMVEDALPHDGLKKSMTIVESKTEEVIEDSVQPEEAEENDDITRYGPAISGEFVEETNSDEGWQEANPKGRSGNAAVRKLSRRRPVLTKLNVNGCEHSNLREKGNRREIVSPAREKASRTTTTELTGTKDSIKLQGKASVSKVYASPPNLTAMASKSLSYKEVAVAPPGTVLKPLPEKPDEEIEEKTETQMCSNAPETSKAELNNHFSPVEDAPVDGQSQETHGSVTQSETTAADTEEVPTSSNEEKPMETNGSKLSATAEPFNPGAVSMTHLLNSVAATSIYDARTSQGMLAEPAVPSAAARVPCGPRSPLYYRNNYSYMMKHGFPKYHSSIMERNLLGPSRIMNPHAPEFVPMRGWQINPGYADSNVSNESNSSNDTSEADDEKLDKMSSIQGEDNTSRKSSTEAEKSELARQILLSFIVKSVQHNMDAPSHSSGYEKKIGYSENSSDAIANDSAIIKILYGNEKGKTNLASQSNDQEQQKPKDENQKSGDGEGFIVVRKRRRNRQQITNGVTEMYNHQSICASVR